One Heyndrickxia oleronia genomic window, TCTCTTTTTTCTTACTCATTTCTTACATAAATCTTAAGTTTGTAATTACAAAAGAGGGTCCTTATTTTCCCCATGTTAGTAGGAGATCTTTCTTAACATAACGGTAAACACAGTTTTTTCATATGGCCTACTTTTGAGATGGATTTCTCCTCCTAATGCTTCTACAAGTCTTTTTGTAATGGTTAAGCCTAGACCGCTTCCTTGATAAATTCTGTTTCGTGAATCTTCCAATGTATACATTCGCTCAAATACTCTGTCAATATGAATTTCATCAATTCCTTTTCCTTTATCTATAATATCTATAGAAATAAATGCTCCATGTTCTTTAACAGATACCCCAACCATTTTTCCATCTACTCCATACGTAATAGCGTTTGAAAGGAGATTACTTAAAATGCGATCCAGTACTTCCTCATTACCAAGTGCATAAAGATCCTTTTCGGGTATATTTATATCAACTGCAAAATGGTTCATTGTTAAGTGTTCAAAATAAGAAAGGATATTTTTACGGCAAATCTCACTCACATTGATTTTGGTTAGCTGAATATCTTTATCACCAGATTCAAGTTTTGCTAGATCAAAAAATTTATGAATTAGTTCTAAAACTTCATTTGCTTTCATTTGAAGTTTATTTAATAATTGTTCTTTTTCTTTATCGTTTAGGGAAGTATCAATTTTTAATATTTCGATATAGCCAAGTATAACGGTGAGTGGTGTCTTCAAATCATGGGAAATGTTGGATAGCATTTTACGCATGGAATCTTCTGTTCTATCATAAGTTGCCTTTATTTTATGATTTGAATCTAAAAGATGATTAATTGCAATTAAGATTGACTTAAGTTCCTGATCATCTGTAACAATAAGTAGTCTTTCACTTGTTTCCGTCGTCAGAATGGATTGAAGTTTTTTATGCAAATAGGCTAAGGATCGACTGCGTACCTTTTTATTGTAAAATTGGAGTAGGATGATTCCGATTAAAAGAATGATAATTAAAGATAAAATCGTAACCATAAGATTATTCCTCTAATTTGTACCCAATCCCCCATAAAGTCTTAATATATTGAGGGTTGGACGGATCATCTTCGATTTTTTCTCGCAATCTTCGCATATGAACATTTATGATATTTTCATCGCCATAATATTCATCTTGCCAAATGGATTGATAAATTTGTGCTTTTGTATATACACGATTAGGGTGAGTAGTAAAAAGCTTTAAAATCTCAAATTCTTTTGAAGTTAGTTTAATTGGCCGATCGTGTTTTTTTACTTGATAATTGGTGAAGTCAATTGTTAAATCACGAATAGACAAAATGTTTACTACCGACTCTTTGTGCTGAGAGTACTTTGTAGCCCGTCTAATTTGGGCCTTAATTCTTGCAACAAGCTGAACCATGGAAAATGGCTTACATAAATAATCATCTGCGCCTAAACCAAGACCTAATGCTTGATCAAGATCACTATCCTTTGCAGACATAATTAAGATTGGAACAGTACTTCGTTCACGAATGATTTTCATTACTTCTAATCCATCGAGTTTCGGTAACATAATATCAAGGATAATTAAATCAAAGGCATGATTAAGAAAAGTTGAAACGGCTTCTTCGCCATCCATTGCCGTAGTTATCTGAAATCCTTCCTTCGTTAAATAATCTTTGACCATTTCAAGAATTGAATGGTCATCCTCTACGAACAAAATGCGGTTATTCATGTTCACACTCCTTCGTTTCATCATATAGTTTGTTGCTTTGTAAAAGCCCAATGGCCAGCTATTCCACCCAATACAAGATTCAGCCATTCTTATAAAGCTTGTAGCTCTCTTCTTAAGTGAATTGAAAGGTGTAGTGGTCTTTTTAGCCGATATTTAATTGTTAAAACTTTACTTAAATAGCAACAATGTTTGAGAATAAAGCCTATCATTATATTAATTTTAACGAAAAGTAGATTCCAAAAATAGCCACAATTGAAAGAAGGGATAATAATTTTGATTATGGCTTGTGTATTCATTCGTCATAGCACGTTCTTTTATC contains:
- a CDS encoding sensor histidine kinase, producing MVTILSLIIILLIGIILLQFYNKKVRSRSLAYLHKKLQSILTTETSERLLIVTDDQELKSILIAINHLLDSNHKIKATYDRTEDSMRKMLSNISHDLKTPLTVILGYIEILKIDTSLNDKEKEQLLNKLQMKANEVLELIHKFFDLAKLESGDKDIQLTKINVSEICRKNILSYFEHLTMNHFAVDINIPEKDLYALGNEEVLDRILSNLLSNAITYGVDGKMVGVSVKEHGAFISIDIIDKGKGIDEIHIDRVFERMYTLEDSRNRIYQGSGLGLTITKRLVEALGGEIHLKSRPYEKTVFTVMLRKISY
- a CDS encoding response regulator transcription factor, whose amino-acid sequence is MNNRILFVEDDHSILEMVKDYLTKEGFQITTAMDGEEAVSTFLNHAFDLIILDIMLPKLDGLEVMKIIRERSTVPILIMSAKDSDLDQALGLGLGADDYLCKPFSMVQLVARIKAQIRRATKYSQHKESVVNILSIRDLTIDFTNYQVKKHDRPIKLTSKEFEILKLFTTHPNRVYTKAQIYQSIWQDEYYGDENIINVHMRRLREKIEDDPSNPQYIKTLWGIGYKLEE